Proteins from a genomic interval of Quercus robur chromosome 9, dhQueRobu3.1, whole genome shotgun sequence:
- the LOC126698312 gene encoding uncharacterized protein LOC126698312 isoform X1 yields the protein MQDPNGFIDEKSESRLYVGNLDLRITEAALIKMFSPFGKIVAEDFLWHTRGPKRGEPRGFAFIQYSTKEEAKLAKEKMHGKLACGRPLVVRLASEKYLVETAEKLSKGVGDSHKTSLSGSSSGQMSRTAKIAAIKNKLKALEEDSSISKKQKLAESVSTSESLDRPSGKR from the exons ATGCAGGATCCCAATGGTTTTATTGACGAGAAGAGCGAAAGCAGGCTTTACGTCGGTAACCTTGATTTGAGAATAACAGA ggCTGCTCTGATTAAGATGTTTTCTCCCTTTGGAAAGATTGTAGCTGAAGACTTTCTGTGGCATACTCGTGGCCCGAAACGCGGCGAGCCACGAGGCTTTGCTTTCATCCAGTATAGCACAAAAGAG GAAGCTAAATTGGCCAAGGAGAAGATGCATGGGAAATTAGCTTGTGGGCGCCCATTGGTTGTCCGTCTTGCTAGTGAGAAATACTTGGTGGAAACAGCAGAGAAGTTGTCCAAAGGTGTGGGTGACTCACATAAGACAAGCCTTTCTGGTAGTAGTTCAGGACAGATGAGTCGAACTGCTAAAATTGCTGCAATCAAGAACAAATTAAAAGCTTTGGAGGAGGATAGCTCTATTTCAAAGAAGCAGAAGCTAGCTGAAAGCGTCTCTACTAGTGAAAGTTTGGATCGGCCCTCTGGCAAAAGATGA
- the LOC126698312 gene encoding uncharacterized protein LOC126698312 isoform X2, with product MDPNGFIDEKSESRLYVGNLDLRITEAALIKMFSPFGKIVAEDFLWHTRGPKRGEPRGFAFIQYSTKEEAKLAKEKMHGKLACGRPLVVRLASEKYLVETAEKLSKGVGDSHKTSLSGSSSGQMSRTAKIAAIKNKLKALEEDSSISKKQKLAESVSTSESLDRPSGKR from the exons ATG GATCCCAATGGTTTTATTGACGAGAAGAGCGAAAGCAGGCTTTACGTCGGTAACCTTGATTTGAGAATAACAGA ggCTGCTCTGATTAAGATGTTTTCTCCCTTTGGAAAGATTGTAGCTGAAGACTTTCTGTGGCATACTCGTGGCCCGAAACGCGGCGAGCCACGAGGCTTTGCTTTCATCCAGTATAGCACAAAAGAG GAAGCTAAATTGGCCAAGGAGAAGATGCATGGGAAATTAGCTTGTGGGCGCCCATTGGTTGTCCGTCTTGCTAGTGAGAAATACTTGGTGGAAACAGCAGAGAAGTTGTCCAAAGGTGTGGGTGACTCACATAAGACAAGCCTTTCTGGTAGTAGTTCAGGACAGATGAGTCGAACTGCTAAAATTGCTGCAATCAAGAACAAATTAAAAGCTTTGGAGGAGGATAGCTCTATTTCAAAGAAGCAGAAGCTAGCTGAAAGCGTCTCTACTAGTGAAAGTTTGGATCGGCCCTCTGGCAAAAGATGA
- the LOC126699691 gene encoding cysteine-rich receptor-like protein kinase 3 encodes MASVICVWNLYVVGRPCEAVDPELEAHFQEVEASQLLQIGLLCVQASAELRPSMPVVVKILTHSQDIPQPTQPPFLNSSIREANQIVPLRAYNFQLDLDTQTSRNSMTESLIDPR; translated from the exons ATGGCCTCAGTTATCTGT GTTTGGAATCTTTATGTAGTGGGTAGGCCATGTGAAGCAGTTGATCCAGAATTAGAGGCTCATTTTCAAGAAGTGGAAGCATCTCAATTACTTCAAATAGGTTTACTTTGTGTACAAGCATCTGCAGAACTGAGGCCATCAATGCCAGTAGTTGTGAAAATTCTAACTCATAGTCAAGACATTCCTCAACCAACACAGCCACCATTTCTTAATTCTAGCATTAGAGAAGCTAACCAAATTGTTCCACTTAGAGCTTATAATTTTCAGCTCGATTTGGACACCCAGACTTCAAGGAACAGCATGACAGAAAGCTTGATTGATCCTAGATga
- the LOC126698312 gene encoding uncharacterized protein LOC126698312 isoform X3, which produces MHGKLACGRPLVVRLASEKYLVETAEKLSKGVGDSHKTSLSGSSSGQMSRTAKIAAIKNKLKALEEDSSISKKQKLAESVSTSESLDRPSGKR; this is translated from the coding sequence ATGCATGGGAAATTAGCTTGTGGGCGCCCATTGGTTGTCCGTCTTGCTAGTGAGAAATACTTGGTGGAAACAGCAGAGAAGTTGTCCAAAGGTGTGGGTGACTCACATAAGACAAGCCTTTCTGGTAGTAGTTCAGGACAGATGAGTCGAACTGCTAAAATTGCTGCAATCAAGAACAAATTAAAAGCTTTGGAGGAGGATAGCTCTATTTCAAAGAAGCAGAAGCTAGCTGAAAGCGTCTCTACTAGTGAAAGTTTGGATCGGCCCTCTGGCAAAAGATGA
- the LOC126698311 gene encoding probable receptor-like protein kinase At5g24010, with product MVIKNLYYFLSLILVSLVSFSTSFTPLDNYLLNCGSTTNTSLYNRPFLADSTKPGSDFLTADRSIPLKNRNPPPNSSNLYHTARVFTTSSAYKFNIKGNGTYLVRLHFSPFVAQGFNLTSAKFSVLVNGVLLLISSHLDYSKDNNNTVLKEYILEVDGNMVDVVFTPVNGSSFGFVNAIEVFSAPKDFITDVGIRLISAVGSTDFKKLSSQVLETMHRINVGGPKLTPFNDTLWRTWIPDDDYLALKSAAKHVSTTHPPNYQPGGASQEIGPDAVYMTAQEMNRDNTNLDSGFNITWNFPVSSGGAQYLVRLHFCDIVSRALNLLYFNVYLNGYLAYEDLDLSVLTTHVLASPIYVDFVVDSGDSGVVQVSVGPSVVSTTSRMNAILNGAEIMKMVNLERSYMGSKKTIWVLVGSIVGGIVGLCVVVVLLAVLLAMKCRRKKPKPRRAESAAWTPLRVYGGSSHSRMSNVTAYGSPGPNGYLALRIPFADIQSATNNFDQNLIIGSGGFGTVYKGVLRDNRKVAVKRGVPGSRQGLPEFQTEITVLSKIRHRHLVSLVGYCEEQSEMILVYEYMEKGPLKNHLYGSGIPPLSWKQRLQICIGSARGLHYLHTGSAQGVIHRDIKSTNILLDENYVAKVADFGLSKAGPCLNETHVSTGVKGSFGYLDPEYFRRQQLTDKSDVYSFGVVLFEVLCARPAVDPLLAREQVNLAEWAMQWYKKGMLEKIIDPHLVGKIKPSSLKKFGETAEKCLADYGVDRPTMGDVLWNLECALQLQETRQQREPHEDDNIDVPVVPTPGIDPCAPSINIRTEGEDGDPTSDMSTTKLFSQLITNEGR from the coding sequence ATGGTGATCAAAAACCTTTACTACTTCCTTTCTTTAATTCTTGTCTCTCTTGTCTCCTTCTCAACCTCTTTCACTCCCTTAGACAACTACCTCCTCAACTGTGGCTCAACTACCAACACTTCCCTCTATAACCGTCCCTTTCTCGCAGATTCAACCAAGCCCGGTTCGGATTTTCTCACAGCAGACCGTTCCATTCCACTCAAGAACCGAAACCCACCTCCAAATTCATCTAATTTGTACCATACAGCTAGAGTTTTCACCACCAGTTCAGCTTACAAGTTCAACATCAAGGGAAATGGGACTTATTTGGTACGTTTGCATTTCTCACCCTTTGTAGCTCAAGGTTTTAATCTTACTTCTGCAAAGTTTAGTGTTTTGGTTAATGGGGTTTTGCTTCTGATAAGCTCACATTTGGATTATAGTAAGGATAATAATAACACTGTCCTTAAAGAGTATATATTAGAAGTAGATGGAAATATGGTTGATGTTGTGTTCACTCCTGTAAATGGTTCGAGTTTCGGGTTTGTCAATGCAATAGAAGTTTTTTCAGCTCCTAAAGACTTTATAACTGATGTGGGAATTAGGTTAATTAGTGCTGTTGGAAGTACAGATTTCAAGAAACTTTCATCACAGGTTTTAGAGACTATGCACAGGATTAATGTTGGAGGTCCAAAATTGACACCTTTTAATGATACCCTATGGAGAACTTGGATCCCTGATGATGATTATCTTGCTTTGAAATCCGCTGCAAAGCATGTGAGCACCACTCACCCGCCGAATTATCAGCCTGGAGGTGCAAGTCAAGAGATTGGGCCTGATGCTGTGTATATGACTGCCCAAGAAATGAATAGGGATAACACAAATTTGGATTCGGGGTTTAACATCACTTGGAATTTTCCAGTGTCTTCAGGTGGTGCTCAATACTTGGTTCGATTGCATTTCTGTGATATTGTTAGTCGTGCACTTAACTTGCTGTACTTCAATGTATATCTCAATGGGTACCTTGCTTATGAGGATCTTGATTTGTCAGTACTTACGACCCATGTGCTTGCATCTCCGATCTATGTGGATTTTGTTGTGGATTCAGGTGATTCAGGGGTTGTGCAAGTAAGTGTAGGTCCTTCTGTTGTGAGTACTACTTCGAGAATGAATGCTATATTGAATGGGGCAGAAATTATGAAAATGGTGAATCTTGAGAGGTCATACATGGGCTCGAAGAAGACTATTTGGGTTCTTGTGGGTTCAATTGTTGGTGGCATTGTTGGTCTATGTGTAGTGGTAGTGTTACTTGCAGTGCTGCTTGCCATGAAATGCAGGAGGAAGAAACCAAAGCCAAGACGTGCAGAAAGTGCGGCTTGGACACCTTTACGTGTGTATGGAGGCAGTTCACACAGTAGAATGTCTAATGTGACAGCCTATGGATCTCCTGGACCAAATGGATATCTTGCATTGAGAATCCCTTTTGCTGATATTCAATCAGCAACAAACAATTTTGACCAGAATCTGATTATAGGTTCTGGTGGATTTGGAACGGTTTACAAAGGGGTTCTTAGAGACAATAGAAAGGTTGCAGTGAAGAGAGGTGTGCCAGGATCCAGGCAGGGCCTTCCAGAATTCCAGACTGAAATAacagttctgtccaaaattcgTCACCGCCATCTTGTTTCTCTTGTTGGGTATTGTGAAGAACAGTCAGAAATGATATTAGTGTATGAATATATGGAAAAAGGGCCTTTGAAAAATCATTTGTATGGTTCAGGGATTCCACCTTTGTCCTGGAAGCAGCGTCTTCAAATATGCATTGGCTCAGCAAGAGGTCTTCACTACCTTCATACAGGTTCAGCACAAGGAGTCATCCATCGTGACATTAAATCAACCAATATTTTGCTTGATGAGAATTATGTGGCCAAGGTTGCTGACTTTGGTCTTTCAAAAGCTGGTCCATGTCTCAATGAAACCCATGTAAGTACTGGTGTAAAAGGTAGTTTTGGGTATCTCGATCCTGAGTATTTCCGGAGACAGCAGCTTACAGATAAGTCAGATGTTTATTCATTTGGGGTTGTGCTTTTTGAGGTTCTTTGTGCTAGACCTGCGGTTGACCCATTGCTTGCTAGGGAACAGGTGAATTTAGCTGAATGGGCAATGCAATGGTATAAGAAGGGCATGCTCGAGAAAATAATTGACCCTCATCTTGTTGGGAAGATTAAACCAAGCTCTTTGAAGAAATTTGGAGAAACAGCAGAGAAATGTTTAGCTGATTATGGTGTTGATAGGCCAACTATGGGTGATGTGTTATGGAATCTGGAATGTGCACTTCAGCTTCAGGAAACCAGACAGCAAAGAGAACCACATGAAGATGATAATATTGATGTGCCAGTGGTTCCGACACCTGGAATTGATCCTTGTGCTCCTTCTATTAACATAAGGACAGAGGGAGAAGATGGTGATCCAACTTCAGACATGTCTACAACCAAACTATTTTCCCAGTTGATAACTAATGAAGGCCGATAG